The following proteins come from a genomic window of Sorghum bicolor cultivar BTx623 chromosome 3, Sorghum_bicolor_NCBIv3, whole genome shotgun sequence:
- the LOC110433946 gene encoding DEAD-box ATP-dependent RNA helicase 58, chloroplastic isoform X4 has product MQVTKVARLLAAKACTVMALLDGGMLKRQKSWVKAEPPAVIVATVASLCQMVERRAFSLQSMRVLVIDEVDFIFGSSKQVSSLRKILTSYSAASSRQTIFASASIPQHNRFLHDCVQHKWTKSDVVHVHVHPVQPMPSHLCHKYVICTKKERLHVLLSLLERDAPKSGIIFVAEQSERSKKAGNPPSTTVVAEFLRNAYKGSLDVLLLEEDMNFNARAASFSEVKGRGFLLVSTDIASRGFDLPQTSHIYNFDLPKTATDYLHRAGRTGREPFSRLECGVTTLITEDEHFVLQRFQNELKFHCEELPLESMFTFS; this is encoded by the exons atgcag GTTACCAAGGTTGCTAGACTACTCGCAGCCAAGGCCTGCACCGTCATGGCTTTGCTTGATGGCGGTATGCTCAAGAGGCAAAAGAGCTGGGTCAAG GCAGAGCCCCCTGCAGTAATTGTAGCTACCGTGGCAAGCTTGTGTCAAATGGTCGAAAGGCGGGCGTTCAGCCTTCAATCCATGAGAGTGTTAGTTATCGATGAG GTTGATTTTATTTTTGGGTCATCAAAGCAAGTCAGCTCTCTTCGCAAGATATTAACCTCTTATTCAGCAGCTTCCAGTCGTCAAACCATATTTGCAAGCGCATCGATCCCTCAGCACAATCGCTTTCTGCACGACTGTGTACAGCATAAATGGACCAAG AGTGATGTGGTTCATGTTCATGTCCACCCTGTACAGCCCATGCCTTCGCACCTGTGTCACAAATATGTG ATCTGCACCAAGAAGGAAAGGTTGCATGTCTTACTATCCTTGCTTGAGAGGGATGCACCAAAGTCTGGAATCATATTTGTTGCTGAACAG TCTGAGAGATCAAAGAAGGCTGGAAATCCTCCTTCAACCACCGTCGTCGCTGagttcttgagaaatgcatatAAGGGAAGCCTAGATGTGCTGCTGCTGGAAGAAGATATGAACTTCAACGCTCGAGCTGCCTCGTTCTCT GAAGTCAAGGGAAGAGGATTCCTGCTGGTTTCAACAGACATAGCAAGCAGGGGGTTTGACCTTCCTCAAACCAGCCACATATACAACTTCGACCTTCCTAAGACGGCGACAGACTATCTGCACCGTGCTGGAAGAACTGGGAGAGAACCTTTCTCCAGGTTGGAATGCGGCGTGACAACCCTTATAACAGAGGATGAGCACTTCGTGCTGCAGAGGTTTCAGAATGAGCTCAAGTTCCACTGTGAAGAGCTGCCCCTTGAATCCATGTTCACGTTCTCTTGA
- the LOC110433946 gene encoding DEAD-box ATP-dependent RNA helicase 58, chloroplastic isoform X2 encodes MAVAAAFAPGSLLPTTPSTHLAPFTLRFRFSLLPRRAAVVAAAATLREVCAGRVPDHVLQRAEEVGYVVPTEVQEQSLPLLLSGQDCILHAQTGSGKTLAYLLSVFSAIDFSRSSVQALVVVPTRELGMQVARLLAAKACTVMALLDGGMLKRQKSWVKAEPPAVIVATVASLCQMVERRAFSLQSMRVLVIDEVDFIFGSSKQVSSLRKILTSYSAASSRQTIFASASIPQHNRFLHDCVQHKWTKSDVVHVHVHPVQPMPSHLCHKYVICTKKERLHVLLSLLERDAPKSGIIFVAEQSERSKKAGNPPSTTVVAEFLRNAYKGSLDVLLLEEDMNFNARAASFSEVKGRGFLLVSTDIASRGFDLPQTSHIYNFDLPKTATDYLHRAGRTGREPFSRLECGVTTLITEDEHFVLQRFQNELKFHCEELPLESMFTFS; translated from the exons ATGGCCGTGGCGGCGGCCTTCGCccccggctccctcctccccacTACTCCCAGCACCCACCTCGCCCCGTTCACTCTGCGCTTCCGCTTCAGCCTCCTCCCACGGCGCGCCGCCGTGGTCGCCGCCGCTGCCACACTCCGCGAGGTCTGCGCCGGCCGCGTCCCGGACCACGTCCTGCAGAG GGCTGAGGAGGTTGGCTATGTCGTGCCCACCGAGGTGCAGGAGCAATCCCTGCCGCTTCTGCTGTCCGGCCAGGATTGCATTCTCCACGCGCAG ACAGGCTCCGGGAAGACGCTTGCCTACCTCCTGTCCGTCTTCTCCGCCATCGACTTCAGCAGGTCCTCGGTGCAAGCGCTGGTTGTTGTCCCCACAAGGGAGCTCGgcatgcag GTTGCTAGACTACTCGCAGCCAAGGCCTGCACCGTCATGGCTTTGCTTGATGGCGGTATGCTCAAGAGGCAAAAGAGCTGGGTCAAG GCAGAGCCCCCTGCAGTAATTGTAGCTACCGTGGCAAGCTTGTGTCAAATGGTCGAAAGGCGGGCGTTCAGCCTTCAATCCATGAGAGTGTTAGTTATCGATGAG GTTGATTTTATTTTTGGGTCATCAAAGCAAGTCAGCTCTCTTCGCAAGATATTAACCTCTTATTCAGCAGCTTCCAGTCGTCAAACCATATTTGCAAGCGCATCGATCCCTCAGCACAATCGCTTTCTGCACGACTGTGTACAGCATAAATGGACCAAG AGTGATGTGGTTCATGTTCATGTCCACCCTGTACAGCCCATGCCTTCGCACCTGTGTCACAAATATGTG ATCTGCACCAAGAAGGAAAGGTTGCATGTCTTACTATCCTTGCTTGAGAGGGATGCACCAAAGTCTGGAATCATATTTGTTGCTGAACAG TCTGAGAGATCAAAGAAGGCTGGAAATCCTCCTTCAACCACCGTCGTCGCTGagttcttgagaaatgcatatAAGGGAAGCCTAGATGTGCTGCTGCTGGAAGAAGATATGAACTTCAACGCTCGAGCTGCCTCGTTCTCT GAAGTCAAGGGAAGAGGATTCCTGCTGGTTTCAACAGACATAGCAAGCAGGGGGTTTGACCTTCCTCAAACCAGCCACATATACAACTTCGACCTTCCTAAGACGGCGACAGACTATCTGCACCGTGCTGGAAGAACTGGGAGAGAACCTTTCTCCAGGTTGGAATGCGGCGTGACAACCCTTATAACAGAGGATGAGCACTTCGTGCTGCAGAGGTTTCAGAATGAGCTCAAGTTCCACTGTGAAGAGCTGCCCCTTGAATCCATGTTCACGTTCTCTTGA
- the LOC110433946 gene encoding DEAD-box ATP-dependent RNA helicase 58, chloroplastic isoform X3 encodes MAVAAAFAPGSLLPTTPSTHLAPFTLRFRFSLLPRRAAVVAAAATLREVCAGRVPDHVLQRAEEVGYVVPTEVQEQSLPLLLSGQDCILHAQTGSGKTLAYLLSVFSAIDFSRSSVQALVVVPTRELGMQVTKVARLLAAKACTVMALLDGGMLKRQKSWVKAEPPAVIVATVASLCQMVERRAFSLQSMRVLVIDEVDFIFGSSKQVSSLRKILTSYSAASSRQTIFASASIPQHNRFLHDCVQHKWTKICTKKERLHVLLSLLERDAPKSGIIFVAEQSERSKKAGNPPSTTVVAEFLRNAYKGSLDVLLLEEDMNFNARAASFSEVKGRGFLLVSTDIASRGFDLPQTSHIYNFDLPKTATDYLHRAGRTGREPFSRLECGVTTLITEDEHFVLQRFQNELKFHCEELPLESMFTFS; translated from the exons ATGGCCGTGGCGGCGGCCTTCGCccccggctccctcctccccacTACTCCCAGCACCCACCTCGCCCCGTTCACTCTGCGCTTCCGCTTCAGCCTCCTCCCACGGCGCGCCGCCGTGGTCGCCGCCGCTGCCACACTCCGCGAGGTCTGCGCCGGCCGCGTCCCGGACCACGTCCTGCAGAG GGCTGAGGAGGTTGGCTATGTCGTGCCCACCGAGGTGCAGGAGCAATCCCTGCCGCTTCTGCTGTCCGGCCAGGATTGCATTCTCCACGCGCAG ACAGGCTCCGGGAAGACGCTTGCCTACCTCCTGTCCGTCTTCTCCGCCATCGACTTCAGCAGGTCCTCGGTGCAAGCGCTGGTTGTTGTCCCCACAAGGGAGCTCGgcatgcag GTTACCAAGGTTGCTAGACTACTCGCAGCCAAGGCCTGCACCGTCATGGCTTTGCTTGATGGCGGTATGCTCAAGAGGCAAAAGAGCTGGGTCAAG GCAGAGCCCCCTGCAGTAATTGTAGCTACCGTGGCAAGCTTGTGTCAAATGGTCGAAAGGCGGGCGTTCAGCCTTCAATCCATGAGAGTGTTAGTTATCGATGAG GTTGATTTTATTTTTGGGTCATCAAAGCAAGTCAGCTCTCTTCGCAAGATATTAACCTCTTATTCAGCAGCTTCCAGTCGTCAAACCATATTTGCAAGCGCATCGATCCCTCAGCACAATCGCTTTCTGCACGACTGTGTACAGCATAAATGGACCAAG ATCTGCACCAAGAAGGAAAGGTTGCATGTCTTACTATCCTTGCTTGAGAGGGATGCACCAAAGTCTGGAATCATATTTGTTGCTGAACAG TCTGAGAGATCAAAGAAGGCTGGAAATCCTCCTTCAACCACCGTCGTCGCTGagttcttgagaaatgcatatAAGGGAAGCCTAGATGTGCTGCTGCTGGAAGAAGATATGAACTTCAACGCTCGAGCTGCCTCGTTCTCT GAAGTCAAGGGAAGAGGATTCCTGCTGGTTTCAACAGACATAGCAAGCAGGGGGTTTGACCTTCCTCAAACCAGCCACATATACAACTTCGACCTTCCTAAGACGGCGACAGACTATCTGCACCGTGCTGGAAGAACTGGGAGAGAACCTTTCTCCAGGTTGGAATGCGGCGTGACAACCCTTATAACAGAGGATGAGCACTTCGTGCTGCAGAGGTTTCAGAATGAGCTCAAGTTCCACTGTGAAGAGCTGCCCCTTGAATCCATGTTCACGTTCTCTTGA
- the LOC110433946 gene encoding DEAD-box ATP-dependent RNA helicase 58, chloroplastic isoform X1 yields MAVAAAFAPGSLLPTTPSTHLAPFTLRFRFSLLPRRAAVVAAAATLREVCAGRVPDHVLQRAEEVGYVVPTEVQEQSLPLLLSGQDCILHAQTGSGKTLAYLLSVFSAIDFSRSSVQALVVVPTRELGMQVTKVARLLAAKACTVMALLDGGMLKRQKSWVKAEPPAVIVATVASLCQMVERRAFSLQSMRVLVIDEVDFIFGSSKQVSSLRKILTSYSAASSRQTIFASASIPQHNRFLHDCVQHKWTKSDVVHVHVHPVQPMPSHLCHKYVICTKKERLHVLLSLLERDAPKSGIIFVAEQSERSKKAGNPPSTTVVAEFLRNAYKGSLDVLLLEEDMNFNARAASFSEVKGRGFLLVSTDIASRGFDLPQTSHIYNFDLPKTATDYLHRAGRTGREPFSRLECGVTTLITEDEHFVLQRFQNELKFHCEELPLESMFTFS; encoded by the exons ATGGCCGTGGCGGCGGCCTTCGCccccggctccctcctccccacTACTCCCAGCACCCACCTCGCCCCGTTCACTCTGCGCTTCCGCTTCAGCCTCCTCCCACGGCGCGCCGCCGTGGTCGCCGCCGCTGCCACACTCCGCGAGGTCTGCGCCGGCCGCGTCCCGGACCACGTCCTGCAGAG GGCTGAGGAGGTTGGCTATGTCGTGCCCACCGAGGTGCAGGAGCAATCCCTGCCGCTTCTGCTGTCCGGCCAGGATTGCATTCTCCACGCGCAG ACAGGCTCCGGGAAGACGCTTGCCTACCTCCTGTCCGTCTTCTCCGCCATCGACTTCAGCAGGTCCTCGGTGCAAGCGCTGGTTGTTGTCCCCACAAGGGAGCTCGgcatgcag GTTACCAAGGTTGCTAGACTACTCGCAGCCAAGGCCTGCACCGTCATGGCTTTGCTTGATGGCGGTATGCTCAAGAGGCAAAAGAGCTGGGTCAAG GCAGAGCCCCCTGCAGTAATTGTAGCTACCGTGGCAAGCTTGTGTCAAATGGTCGAAAGGCGGGCGTTCAGCCTTCAATCCATGAGAGTGTTAGTTATCGATGAG GTTGATTTTATTTTTGGGTCATCAAAGCAAGTCAGCTCTCTTCGCAAGATATTAACCTCTTATTCAGCAGCTTCCAGTCGTCAAACCATATTTGCAAGCGCATCGATCCCTCAGCACAATCGCTTTCTGCACGACTGTGTACAGCATAAATGGACCAAG AGTGATGTGGTTCATGTTCATGTCCACCCTGTACAGCCCATGCCTTCGCACCTGTGTCACAAATATGTG ATCTGCACCAAGAAGGAAAGGTTGCATGTCTTACTATCCTTGCTTGAGAGGGATGCACCAAAGTCTGGAATCATATTTGTTGCTGAACAG TCTGAGAGATCAAAGAAGGCTGGAAATCCTCCTTCAACCACCGTCGTCGCTGagttcttgagaaatgcatatAAGGGAAGCCTAGATGTGCTGCTGCTGGAAGAAGATATGAACTTCAACGCTCGAGCTGCCTCGTTCTCT GAAGTCAAGGGAAGAGGATTCCTGCTGGTTTCAACAGACATAGCAAGCAGGGGGTTTGACCTTCCTCAAACCAGCCACATATACAACTTCGACCTTCCTAAGACGGCGACAGACTATCTGCACCGTGCTGGAAGAACTGGGAGAGAACCTTTCTCCAGGTTGGAATGCGGCGTGACAACCCTTATAACAGAGGATGAGCACTTCGTGCTGCAGAGGTTTCAGAATGAGCTCAAGTTCCACTGTGAAGAGCTGCCCCTTGAATCCATGTTCACGTTCTCTTGA